The genomic interval AACCGTCGCCCTCGGATCTTTGCGAAAGATATTCCGAAGACGCCATTGAAAAGGCGGCGGAAATGCCGGTGATCAAACCGGTCATCGCGATGAGGCGCGTGTTCTGGAAGGCGAAGGTGAAGCCCGCCAGGGCTCCGGTTAATTCGACGAGGGCGTCGTTCAATCCGAGGACGACGGAACCGGCGTAGCGCAGGCGCTCCTCGTCGATCATGGCCATCAGCTCCTGTTCATGGCGGTGTTCCTCATCGATGATCTGCTGGACGTCGGGAAATTCCTCAAGAACGGTCAAATATCCGCCCTGGGCTTCGGATTCGCTTTTTTCAAGAAGTTTAATCGCGAAGGTCAGGCCGATAAAACGAGCCAGAAAAACGAAAAACGACACGAATAAAAAGGACGGCGCAATGCGTTTGCCGGTGACTGCTTCCCAGCGGGCTGCGTGTTTTTGTTCTTCCGCGGCTATTTGAATCAGGACATCGGCGTTAGCCCTGTCCGGTATTATTTTTGCGATTCTGTTATAAATTGCCGCGCTGTTGACCTCGTCTTTTTGGAACGTGATCAGTTTGTCGAGTACATCGCGAGAAAGATTCTGTTTTGTCATATGAAGCTCCTCTCCGCACAGGGTAACGGAAGGCCGGCAAGCTTGCAAGACCCGGCGGAAAGGACTGTCCGCAGGAGCCTGCAGCAGCTGCAAGCTCCGTACGGAAAACTGCTTAACGCAACGATTCGGAGCGGATTAAAACACTGCTTCGCTTTCGATTTCGCTTTCTTCGGGAATTTCCGCGACCATATACGATATCAGGTCTGAATCGTCCTTCGAGGCTGAAGAGCCCGGCTTGCCGGCGTCCGGCGTCTTGAAACGGGGCTTGAATTCGACATGCTCTGCGACGACCTTCACCTTGCTGTAGTTTTTTCCGTCGGCGCCTGTCCAGCGGTCCTGCTTCAAACGGCCGACAACGCGCACGCCGCGTCCCTTGCCGCAATTCTTTCCGCATGCTTCGGCCAGCTTCGACCAGCTTTCAACCTCGAAAAACGAAGTTTCCTGTTCGTACTCGTCGTCTTGTTTGAAATAACGATTCGAAGCAATGGAAAAGTTGCAGACCGAGCTGCCCCGCGGGGTTTCCTTCAAAACAGGATCGCGCACGACGTTACCTTCGATCAAAATAGAATTAAGAGCATTCATCAATATTCCTCCGAGATAGTATTGCCGGAAGCGAAGGACATCGGGCCCAATGCGTTTCTTCGCTCCGGCTTACCGGTTCTATAGGAGGATATCTGGTTTTCTGCCCGGCGGATCACAGAGGAAGGCGGTTTTTTATCACGAAATCGTTCAAGGCGGCGATCTGTTCGCGGACGCGGTCGGGATTCGGGCCGCCGGGAAGATCGCGGGCCTTCACGCAAGAGGCCGGTTCGAGCAAAGGATACACGTCGGGCTCTATGAGATCCGAATGAATCTTCATGCGGTCGAGGGGCAGATCGATCATGTCAGGGATTCCGGAATCGATGCACTCGCGGACGACTCCCGCGGCCGCGGCATGAGCTTTCCGGAACGGCAGGCCTTTGCGCACCAGATAATCTGCAAGATCGGTAGCGTTCGCGTGGCCCCCCGTGCAGGAGGACTCGAGGCGCTCCGTATTCCAGCGGATCGATGCGACCATGTGGGTGAATATTCTCAGGCAGGAAAAAGCCGTGTCGTACGCGTCGAAAAGATTTTCCTTGTCCTCCTGCATATCCTTGTTGTAGGAAAGCGGCAGGCCCTTCATCATGGTGAACAGGGCTATCAGATCGCCGTACACCCTGCCCGTCTTGCCGCGGATGACTTCCGCGAAATCGGGATTCTTTTTTTGAGGCATGATGCTCGAACCGGTGGACCACTTTTCCGAAAGCTCGATGAATTTGAACTCTTCGGTCGACCAGATGATGATCTCTTCGCAGTAGCGGGAAAGATGGGTCATCAGGATCGCGATGGCGGAGGCAAGCTCGAGGCAGTAGTCCCGGTCCGATACGGCGTCGAGGGAGTTTTCCGTGAGGGCGGAAAAGCCCAGTTCGTCGGCGACGAGGCGCCTGTCCAAGGGCAACCCGGTGCCGGCGAGAGCGCCCGACCCAAGAGGCATGCGGTCGATGCGCGCGAGAGCGTCGGAGAAACGGCCGTAGTCGCGCACGAGGGGCCACGACCAGGCGCACAGATGATGGGCGAGCGTCACGGGTTGCGCGCGCTGAAGATGGGTGTAGCCCGTCATCAGGGTTTCCGTGTGTTTCGAGGCGATGGACGAGAGAGTCTCGACGAGAGAGAGAATTCCGGTTTGAAGCTCGGGCACGATCCTTCTGAGATAGAGCCGTTCGTCCAGGGCGACCTGGTCGTTCCGGCTGCGGCCGGTGTGCACCTTGCGTCCTGCGTCTCCGAGCCGTTCGGTCAGCACGCCTTCGACGAAGCTGTGAATATCCTCGGCCGCCCAGTCGATCTTTAGGGAGCCTGATTCGAGTTCTCCGTATATGGAGCGGAGCTCCTTGACTATGGCCGCCGATTCATCTGCCGGAATTATTCCCGCCTTTCCGAGCATGAGGGCATGCGCGATGCTGCCGCGAACATCGTCCAGGGCCATGCGGGAATCGATCCCGATCGATGATTGAAACGCCAGCGCGTCGGCGTCGGGTCCGTCTGAAAAACGACCATGCCACAGGGGAGATTTTTTTTCGCTCATTTTGCAGTCCTCGCTTCGTCGTTGCCCGCAGCCGGAGTCCAGCAGCGGAGAATTTCGCAGATGTACATCCGGTGATAATCCTTCAGTTCGTAAAAGGAATCCAGGCCTTTATCGATAAAACAGGCAGGGCTCATATCCTGCGCGTAGATTTTACGGCAGACAAGGGAAAACCTCGCCTGGGAAAATCCGACGGCGCCCGGCTCGAGCACAACCGGTTCGATTCCGGCGGCCTCAGCTTTGTCCGTATCCCGGCCGCTTACGCTCCCGCAGATCTGCAGGGCTTTTTTATGTTCAGGACCGAAAAACGAAAAAGTCAGAAGGGGCTCGCGTTCAGCAAACGGAAAGGTATGGCGGGTCGGCCTGATGACGCAGGAGACGGTTCTGCGGTTCCAGTGCACCCCGAACCCTCCCCATGACGCGGTCATGGCGTTCCATTCGTTTCTCGAGGTTCCGGTTCCGGCGCTTATCAGCATCCACTCATGGCCGATTGAGGTAAACGGCTGTACAAGAGATTCCAGCAAAGGGCCGGAGGCGTCGCAGCTTGCGAATCGAGCCATCAGGAGGCCTCCGGCGAAGCAGATTCGGAACGGCTGAAAAACCAGGAGAGCGCCGTGCCTGCGATCAAAGAGGCCAGGGAAATGAGCGTTGAAGCGATTCCGGATGGCAGACCCGGATACACGGGAAGAACGGAACCGGCCACGAGGCCGAGGATCAGCGCGTAAGTCGCTTTCGGGAACCGGGTCATGAGAAAGCGGACGAGTCCGGCTCCAGCGAGAAGGCCTGCGATAATGCCGAATCCGATGGGAAGCAGCAGGGGAATATTAAAATCGGAGATCGCGGATATCACCGTGCGGTAGCCGCCGAGTATCAACAATACAAGGGAACCGGATATTCCGGGAATTATCATCGCGACTGCTCCGACCGCTCCAAGAAAAAAGAGCCAAAAAAACACCGGAACGGACAGCGACGTAATCGCGGAAACCGACTCATCGGCCTGAACGACGGCCATCACTATCATGACGGCCAACCCCGCGGCGATGAAAACGGCTGCTCCGGGAGAGAAGGAATCGCCTTTGGCCCGCTTGAAAATAAAGGGGACGCTTCCCAGAATAATGCCGGTAAAAAAGAAAGCGGTAGGCGTCGGATGGGAGGCGAAAAGCCAATCGACGAGGTTTGCGAACAAAAGCACGCCGGTGGCGAGTCCGGCGGCAAGAAGCAACAGGAAAAGGATATTCTTTTTAATCCTGGAAAAATCCAGGGAAATGACTTCGAGTATTTTATCGTACACATTGAATACGACGGCCATAGTCCCGCCGGATACTCCGGGAATGACGTTCGCGATGCCGAGAATAATCCCGACTAAATACGTTTTCAAGTTATTCATTAAAGCTCCTGTTGCGTAAAAGTCTATCATAAAGGCCGATCCGCGGACAACAGAGACGAACAGCCGTCCGGTGAGAGGAGAGAGGAAAGCTCGAGATCCGTTTCAAGAAAGCGGCTGAAAGCGGTCGGCACAGGCTTTCCGACTGCGCCGAGCCACCTTTCGAGAAATTCCTTCCTCGGAGTGACGCGGGCTCCCAGGTCCCGCTTGTACTGCATTTGCGGCTGGCCCAGATTCCAAAAGGAAAAACCGGACCGTTCCAGCAATACCGCAAGCGCGTGGAGCTGGAGCTTTCCGCAGTTGTTCCAGGCTCGTCTGTCAGGATGCATGAAGCCCGAAAGGCTCGTGTAGACGGAGCCGGTAATATAGCCGAGCTCTCCGGCGACGGGACGATCGCAGCGAGAAGACCAGAGTTCTACGCCGACCGGAATGAGGGGCGGCGAAGGAGAATCGCCGGAAAACGAATACTCGCGAGTGCGCGAAGCAAGTTGGTTCATAACCTTCCGATATGGCGCGTGGAGCCAGGATTCGCCCTCCCAGCATTCGCCGAGGCACCGCATCGCAAGCCCGGGATCGCGGGTAACGCGGAGGGTCAGCGACAGACGATCGCAAATTCCCGAGCGGATTGCGGAGAAAAGGGAGCGGGACAAGCGGCGATCCCTCCAGTCGAGAACGGCGGACTCGATATGCATCTGAGGAAGCAACAGCATCCTGCCGTCGAAATGATCGGAACAAATCGATATGAACCCCGCTCGAGCAAGGGAAATGTAAAAATCGGGGTCCCAGTCGTCGGACCAATACCAGGCCTGCGTTTCATTGCCGTAGATGTAGGGAACCAAAAAAACAGGGTTAAGCCATTCGGGACTTATCGGAAGAATCGTGTTTTCGCTGCTCATATCGCTCTGATGATAACGGAAACGGCGCCGAACGCATAACGCCCGGCGCCGCTTACTCGTTATTCAGTAGGCCGCTGCTTCAAGGCCTTGGCCTCGACGGCCTGGCCCTGGCCGGTGGCCTGCTCCATCATGGCGCGTACTTTCAGCGGAAGGCCGAAAAGCGTGATGAAACCTTCGGCGTCGTGATGATCGTAGAGATCGCCGGTAGTGAAGCTGGCGATATTCGCGTTGTAGAGGCTGTACGGCGAACTCGAGCCGGCGCCCCTGATGGAGCCCTTATACAGTTTCATTTTGACGGTGCCGGTGACGTTCTGCTCGGCCGTATCCATGAAGGCCATCAGCGATTCCATGAGCCGGGTGTACCAGCGGCCGTTGTATATGAGCTCGCTCATCTTGAGCGAAGCCTGCTGCTTGAAGAAGTAGGTATCCCGGTCGAGGCACAGATGGTCCATCTGCTCGTGGGCGAAGTAGAGAATCGCTCCGCCGGGAGTTTCGTAGACGCCGCGGCTTTTCATGCCGACAACGCGGTTCTCAACGATGTCGACAAGGCCGACTCCGTTCCTTCCGCCGATCTTGTTCAGCTCCTTCATCAGCTCGAGGGCTCCCATCTTCTTTCCGTTGACGGAAACAGGAATGCCGTGTTCGAAGCCGACTTCCACGTACTCGCCGGCCTCCGGCGCTTCCTCGGGAACGACGGTGAGCTGGAGCATGTGCTTCCAGTTCGGCTCGTTTTCTGTTTCCTCGAGCTCGAGCCCTTCGTGGGACAGGTGCCAGATGTTCTCGTCGCGGCTGTAGGATTGATCTTTCTTCATCGGAACGGGGATGTTCCGTTTTTCGAGATACTCGATTTCCTCTTCGCGGCTCTGGATATCCCAGATCCGCCAGGGGGCGATGATTTTCAGATCGGGAGCGAAGGCCTTGATGGTGAGCTCGAAGCGGATCTGGTCGTTACCCTTTCCCGTCGCGCCGTGGCAGATGGCGGTAGCGCCTTCCTGCCGGGCGTAATCCACGAGAATTTTCGCGATCAGGGGACGAGCAGTGGAGGTTCCGAGAAGATAGCGGTCTTCGTAGATCGCGTTCGCCTTGAGAGCCGGCCAGATGAAGTCCGTGATATATTCTTCCCGGGCGTCTACGACGTAGCAGGATGAAGCTCCCGTGTCCAGGGCGCGCTGCTTGATCTTGCCCCAATCGTCGCCCTGTCCGACGTCGATGCATACGGCTACCACATCGTAGTCGTAGTTTTCTTTCAGCCAGGGAATGATGACGGTGGTGTCCAAACCGCCGGAATACGCCAAGATAACCTTTTCTTTGCTCATGTAATGCTCCTTGCTAATCTATCTTCGATAAAATCACTGATTACTGTTCGAACCGGTCAATACGCTGTGCAGAATCTCGAGGCCTTCGTCGATTTCTTCCATAGTTACAACGAGAGGAGGAAGAAAGCGCAGCGTCTGGACGCCCGCCGTCGATATGCACAGGCCCCTGCCGCCGGAACCCGGGAAGCCGAGACAGGCCTTTTGTATGTCCGAAGCGGGCGAATCGATGTCTACGCCGACCATCAAGCCGCGTCCCCGTATTTCCCGAATGCAGGGAAGCTTCCAGGCTGCG from Teretinema zuelzerae carries:
- a CDS encoding VIT1/CCC1 transporter family protein, coding for MTKQNLSRDVLDKLITFQKDEVNSAAIYNRIAKIIPDRANADVLIQIAAEEQKHAARWEAVTGKRIAPSFLFVSFFVFLARFIGLTFAIKLLEKSESEAQGGYLTVLEEFPDVQQIIDEEHRHEQELMAMIDEERLRYAGSVVLGLNDALVELTGALAGFTFAFQNTRLIAMTGLITGISAAFSMASSEYLSQRSEGDGSVKPGKSALYTGGAYLVTVVLLVLPFFLTANFIAALAITLAIVVVIILGFNFYLCTARDLPFRRHFLEMLAVSLGVTLLSFGVGVLVKQFLGVEI
- a CDS encoding single-stranded DNA-binding protein: MNALNSILIEGNVVRDPVLKETPRGSSVCNFSIASNRYFKQDDEYEQETSFFEVESWSKLAEACGKNCGKGRGVRVVGRLKQDRWTGADGKNYSKVKVVAEHVEFKPRFKTPDAGKPGSSASKDDSDLISYMVAEIPEESEIESEAVF
- the argH gene encoding argininosuccinate lyase, whose amino-acid sequence is MSEKKSPLWHGRFSDGPDADALAFQSSIGIDSRMALDDVRGSIAHALMLGKAGIIPADESAAIVKELRSIYGELESGSLKIDWAAEDIHSFVEGVLTERLGDAGRKVHTGRSRNDQVALDERLYLRRIVPELQTGILSLVETLSSIASKHTETLMTGYTHLQRAQPVTLAHHLCAWSWPLVRDYGRFSDALARIDRMPLGSGALAGTGLPLDRRLVADELGFSALTENSLDAVSDRDYCLELASAIAILMTHLSRYCEEIIIWSTEEFKFIELSEKWSTGSSIMPQKKNPDFAEVIRGKTGRVYGDLIALFTMMKGLPLSYNKDMQEDKENLFDAYDTAFSCLRIFTHMVASIRWNTERLESSCTGGHANATDLADYLVRKGLPFRKAHAAAAGVVRECIDSGIPDMIDLPLDRMKIHSDLIEPDVYPLLEPASCVKARDLPGGPNPDRVREQIAALNDFVIKNRLPL
- a CDS encoding flavin reductase — encoded protein: MARFASCDASGPLLESLVQPFTSIGHEWMLISAGTGTSRNEWNAMTASWGGFGVHWNRRTVSCVIRPTRHTFPFAEREPLLTFSFFGPEHKKALQICGSVSGRDTDKAEAAGIEPVVLEPGAVGFSQARFSLVCRKIYAQDMSPACFIDKGLDSFYELKDYHRMYICEILRCWTPAAGNDEARTAK
- a CDS encoding DUF368 domain-containing protein, with the translated sequence MNNLKTYLVGIILGIANVIPGVSGGTMAVVFNVYDKILEVISLDFSRIKKNILFLLLLAAGLATGVLLFANLVDWLFASHPTPTAFFFTGIILGSVPFIFKRAKGDSFSPGAAVFIAAGLAVMIVMAVVQADESVSAITSLSVPVFFWLFFLGAVGAVAMIIPGISGSLVLLILGGYRTVISAISDFNIPLLLPIGFGIIAGLLAGAGLVRFLMTRFPKATYALILGLVAGSVLPVYPGLPSGIASTLISLASLIAGTALSWFFSRSESASPEAS
- a CDS encoding argininosuccinate synthase, with translation MSKEKVILAYSGGLDTTVIIPWLKENYDYDVVAVCIDVGQGDDWGKIKQRALDTGASSCYVVDAREEYITDFIWPALKANAIYEDRYLLGTSTARPLIAKILVDYARQEGATAICHGATGKGNDQIRFELTIKAFAPDLKIIAPWRIWDIQSREEEIEYLEKRNIPVPMKKDQSYSRDENIWHLSHEGLELEETENEPNWKHMLQLTVVPEEAPEAGEYVEVGFEHGIPVSVNGKKMGALELMKELNKIGGRNGVGLVDIVENRVVGMKSRGVYETPGGAILYFAHEQMDHLCLDRDTYFFKQQASLKMSELIYNGRWYTRLMESLMAFMDTAEQNVTGTVKMKLYKGSIRGAGSSSPYSLYNANIASFTTGDLYDHHDAEGFITLFGLPLKVRAMMEQATGQGQAVEAKALKQRPTE